Sequence from the Cyanobacteria bacterium GSL.Bin1 genome:
CAAAGACTTAAATGCCTTTGCCCTGGATCGCGTTCTTTATGCTTCCGTTCAATACCCCTATGATTACGGTTTTATTCCCAATACCCTAGCTGATGATGGCGATCCCCTTGATGGTATTGTCATTATGGATCAGCCGACCTTCCCCGGTTGTGTGATTACAGCGCGCCCTATTGGGATGTTAGAAATGATTGATGATGGCGATCGCGATGAAAAACTTCTTTGTGTTCCCGATAAAGATCCCCGCTTCAAAGAAGTTTCGTCTTTACAACAGATTGCCTCTCATCGTTTAGACGAAATCTCCGAATTCTTTGCCACTTACAAACGCTTAGAAAAGAAAGAAACCGAAATTTTAGGCTGGAAGGATGTCGATAGCGTCAATGCCTTAGTTGAACAATGCGTAAAAGCGGTTAGTCGTTAAGCAAAAATAATGCTTACTTCCCGATTGTGGAGGTGAGCATTGTTTGATGCCATGACTCTCAGTCGTTACTGATACTGAAAAGATCAAGGTTGATGAAATCAATGGGTCGCCTGGGATTCGAACCCAGAACTAATCGGTTAAAAGCCGAGTACTCTACCGTTGAGTTAGCGACCCGTTGCAGGCGTTTTCTGCGCACATTAAATAATATTAACACGATAAAAATGGACATGGCAAGTCCTTAAATCAAAAAAATCAGGTTGCAACCGTTAAGTTGCTCAACGCTAATCAGCTGATTGCAAATCTTTGGCTGTAATGAGAACGGGTGTTGGCTCGCTCTCCTCGTATAGAATCAAGCGCGATCGCGCCCTTGATGAGTTTTGAGTAGAGCTTGTTTCTCAGGGGTCATGACAGAGTCTTAGCTAAATGATTTCTTTGATTCTCGGCTTTTTTAGGACTTCTTGCAAACCTGACATGTTCCCGACCAGTCCTGTAGCCTCCAATTGTAACGCGAAGCGTTGAGCGGGAGAGTATGATCAGCGGCATATTCTCCCCTCATAATTGGCGATTAGCTTTCACTATTTTTCGGTTGTTGTGCCTCTAGCTTGGCTAAACGACTCATCAAATCTTGATTATCTTGTTTGAGACGCTCAAACTCTTCTCGTAATTCCTTCATTGCTTTATCTGATCCCAAGTTTCCCTGAACCGTCTTCACTGCTTCTTCCGCCATGCGACGCACCCGTCCATCGGCGGTTTGTTCCGCAAGCGACTGCAAGATGGAAATGGCTTGTGAGGTTTGCATTTGTTTTAATGCTGTCACGACAGAGACTTGGGTGAGGAAGAAACTTTCTCCAGAAAGCGCATCTAATTGTTCTAAAATCGCTTCTACTTGGGCTTGTTCTTGACCAGTAGAAACGGTACCCAAGGCGCGAATAGCAGCTAAACGCAAGGCTTGGGGAACGCCAGCATAAGTATACAGTAGAATCATTTCCATTGCTGTTTGTGATGTCTTCATCTCAGACAGCCCACCGATTACACCACCACGAACCACTTCATTCCAACCCATACGATTGTCTAAACCTTCTCGGAATAATGCAATGGCTTCTGCTTCTTTGTCCTTGAGGTTTCCTATCGCCATTTTCCCTAGCATTTTGAAAGCGGTTGCTTCCGTATAATAACTGGGGTCTCCTTGCTGCACCACGGCTTTCACCGCTTGATAACTTTCTTCAATTTTGAAGTTAGCTAACCCTTCTAAAACCGTGCGGCGTACTTTGGGGTGTTCATCTTTTAAACCTGTGATTAACTCCGGAATCGCTTGCTGTAATTTAATTTTTCCTAACTGTTTGGCGACTTCGACTCGGACGCCCCAAAAGGGATCTTGGGTGAGACTTTCGGCAAGGGCTTTAATGACTTCCAAGCCACCTTTTTTCCCCAATGCTTCTGCCGCATAAATACGGGAGGTCACATCTGGGTCAGATTTCAGTTGGGTTTTGAGTTCTTCAGTAGGATACTCTAAAGTGACCGTTTTGAGATGATAGTTCCCTTGATCAAAGCTAATAAATTGGGGTTGTTGGGGTAAAGGAACATAAAAATTATGTTCTTTTTCATGGAGATGGAAAGACATGGTTTCAAAACAAACGTCTCCCGCTTCTGATACATAACCAAAGCCTACTGGAATTTTGAGATCAAATAACTCATTTTCCGTTACATCTTTATCGGTTTTGCCTTGAGTTTGAGTAACGGTGAGTTGAGCTAAGTGATTCTGGGCATCCCAGCTATAGCTAACTTTAAAGTCGGGATGTCCCCCCCGAAAGACATATTGGTCAAAGAGAGGAGAAAGGTTCCGTCCGGTGACTTCATCGATCGCGCGGAGTAGGTCCACTGTTTCCACCGTCCGGTGGGCATTTTTCTGCACAAAGTTGTGGATGGCTTGAGTAAAAGCTTCTTCTCCGAGTTCCCCCCGGATCATGTGATAAACACACGCCCCTTTTTCATAAAGGTGACGATCATAGAGTTCGATGGCTTCCCGATAGATATTCGTCACAATCGGACGGCGATAGCGGGAGGAGTCTTCATCGAGATAACTTCTGGCTTCGTTCAAGATATAGTAGGTTGCTTCATCTTTACTATATTCTTGTTCGGTCCATAGCACTTCTGAATAAGATGCCATCCCTTCCTTGATCCAAGCATGAGACCAATGCTTAATCACAAGTAAATCGCCAAACCACTGATGAGCAAGTTCATGGGCAACTAAACTTTCTGCCCGTTGTTTGTCTGGCATCGCCCGTTCATCTAATAAGCAACGGTCAGTTAGCAGC
This genomic interval carries:
- a CDS encoding inorganic pyrophosphatase, which encodes MDLAKIPAQPKPGLVNILIEIPGGSKNKYEFDKDLNAFALDRVLYASVQYPYDYGFIPNTLADDGDPLDGIVIMDQPTFPGCVITARPIGMLEMIDDGDRDEKLLCVPDKDPRFKEVSSLQQIASHRLDEISEFFATYKRLEKKETEILGWKDVDSVNALVEQCVKAVSR
- a CDS encoding aminopeptidase → MKYNYFLFDTEENGRKSFILPGAKPHYTPDRPGNVQHIFLDLVLDIPNQSFQGSSTLTLKPVQSGLTHLTLDAEDLTIERVQINQVSQPFHYDGKQLQVQLLQPTTFDPIDLVIHYRVDHPQRGLYFIQPDKDYPDKPTQVWTQGEDEDSRFWFPCFDYPGQLATSEVRVEVPKPYVAVSNGELVATEDKGENTIYHWRQNQVHPTYLMTLAVGDFAKIEDQWNHTPVEYYVEKGREADAKRTMGKTPQMIEFFSKQFGYAYPYPKYAQVCVADFIFGGMENTSTTLLTDRCLLDERAMPDKQRAESLVAHELAHQWFGDLLVIKHWSHAWIKEGMASYSEVLWTEQEYSKDEATYYILNEARSYLDEDSSRYRRPIVTNIYREAIELYDRHLYEKGACVYHMIRGELGEEAFTQAIHNFVQKNAHRTVETVDLLRAIDEVTGRNLSPLFDQYVFRGGHPDFKVSYSWDAQNHLAQLTVTQTQGKTDKDVTENELFDLKIPVGFGYVSEAGDVCFETMSFHLHEKEHNFYVPLPQQPQFISFDQGNYHLKTVTLEYPTEELKTQLKSDPDVTSRIYAAEALGKKGGLEVIKALAESLTQDPFWGVRVEVAKQLGKIKLQQAIPELITGLKDEHPKVRRTVLEGLANFKIEESYQAVKAVVQQGDPSYYTEATAFKMLGKMAIGNLKDKEAEAIALFREGLDNRMGWNEVVRGGVIGGLSEMKTSQTAMEMILLYTYAGVPQALRLAAIRALGTVSTGQEQAQVEAILEQLDALSGESFFLTQVSVVTALKQMQTSQAISILQSLAEQTADGRVRRMAEEAVKTVQGNLGSDKAMKELREEFERLKQDNQDLMSRLAKLEAQQPKNSES